One Halosegnis longus DNA window includes the following coding sequences:
- a CDS encoding MMPL family transporter, with protein sequence MIRENWRLVLLVVLVLGGSLALFGPLGAAGGEGPTNLQYGLELSGGASVRAPLVGMTADPVDLEGTAEQDLERNIAEELGLSPPTIEVRYPDREAATTEGTVEVYNESVTQAEFAAALQAVGLDADESVIDAGLTRATYDTAERVLDSKINAGGLTGGDASVTTGANQTYLTVEVPNANRSQVLELVGDPGRVQIVGLHPADDGGYERVPLFDQETLNVNGVSQSQQTGQWGVDVSVATRESAQRFSTIMQEEGYTDNQGQCNYEIGSGPEGENAYCLLTVRNGQVVDAVSMGDLATTIESGDFVEDPRYFISSNSQEDARELEINLRAGALPSALDVESGTTYFLQPSLAQDFKFLSLVTGVVAVLAVSLTVFIRYREPGVALPMILTAGAEVYLLLGFAALIGLALDLSHIAGFIAVIGTGVDDLIIIADEILQGERVSTGRVFESRFRKAFWVIGAAAATTIIAMSPLAVLSLGDLQGFAIVTIVGVLLGVLVTRPAYGNILRNVVLD encoded by the coding sequence ATGATTCGGGAAAACTGGCGGCTCGTCCTGTTGGTCGTGCTCGTGCTCGGTGGCTCGCTCGCCCTGTTCGGCCCCCTCGGGGCCGCCGGCGGCGAGGGGCCGACGAACCTCCAGTACGGGCTCGAACTCTCCGGCGGAGCCAGCGTCCGCGCCCCGCTCGTCGGCATGACCGCCGACCCCGTCGACCTGGAGGGAACCGCCGAACAGGACCTCGAACGCAACATCGCCGAGGAACTCGGGCTTTCACCGCCGACTATCGAGGTTCGCTATCCGGACCGCGAGGCCGCGACCACCGAGGGGACCGTCGAGGTGTACAACGAGTCGGTCACGCAAGCCGAGTTCGCGGCCGCCCTCCAGGCGGTCGGACTCGACGCCGACGAGTCGGTCATCGACGCCGGCCTCACCCGGGCGACCTACGACACGGCAGAGCGCGTCCTCGACAGCAAGATCAACGCCGGCGGACTGACCGGCGGCGACGCCAGCGTCACCACCGGTGCGAACCAGACGTATCTCACCGTCGAGGTGCCGAACGCCAACCGCTCGCAGGTGCTCGAACTCGTCGGTGACCCCGGCCGCGTCCAGATCGTCGGGCTTCACCCGGCCGACGACGGCGGCTACGAGCGCGTCCCGCTGTTCGACCAGGAGACGCTCAACGTCAACGGCGTCAGCCAGAGTCAACAGACCGGCCAGTGGGGTGTCGACGTGTCTGTCGCGACCCGCGAGTCAGCACAGCGGTTCTCCACTATCATGCAGGAGGAAGGGTACACGGACAATCAGGGCCAGTGTAACTACGAAATCGGCTCCGGACCCGAGGGCGAAAACGCCTACTGTCTGTTGACCGTCCGCAACGGTCAGGTCGTGGACGCGGTCAGCATGGGCGACCTCGCGACCACCATCGAGAGCGGTGACTTCGTCGAGGACCCGCGCTACTTCATCAGCTCCAACTCACAGGAGGACGCCCGCGAACTCGAAATCAATCTCCGCGCCGGCGCGCTCCCGAGCGCCCTCGACGTGGAAAGCGGGACGACCTACTTCCTCCAGCCGTCGCTCGCACAGGACTTCAAATTCCTCTCGTTGGTGACCGGCGTCGTCGCCGTGCTCGCGGTGTCGCTCACCGTCTTCATCCGGTATCGTGAGCCGGGAGTTGCGTTGCCGATGATTCTGACCGCCGGCGCAGAGGTGTATCTCCTGCTTGGCTTCGCGGCGCTCATCGGACTCGCGCTCGACCTGTCCCACATCGCCGGCTTCATCGCCGTCATCGGAACGGGGGTGGACGACCTCATCATCATCGCCGACGAGATTCTCCAGGGTGAGCGCGTCTCCACCGGCCGGGTGTTCGAATCCCGGTTCCGCAAGGCGTTTTGGGTCATCGGCGCGGCCGCCGCGACCACCATCATCGCGATGAGTCCCCTCGCCGTGCTCTCGCTCGGTGACCTCCAAGGGTTCGCCATCGTCACCATCGTCGGCGTCCTGCTCGGCGTGCTCGTCACCCGCCCGGCGTACGGGAACATTCTCCGGAACGTCGTCCTCGACTAG
- the rnhB gene encoding ribonuclease HII, protein MHFGVDEAGKGPVLGSMFAACVRGDPEDLPDGVADSKRLSPARRDALDAAIRDACDVGVAEIPVARIDGEEDMNTLTVRAHAAAIDAGARDGDSGLCDAGDTSESRFARRVADACERAVDVTARHRADDDDPLVAAGSIVAKVARDDHVAQLAAEYGEVGSGYPSDATTREFLREYVTEHGTLPACARASWKTSEDVLAAAEQSALDQF, encoded by the coding sequence ATGCACTTCGGCGTCGACGAGGCGGGGAAGGGACCGGTACTCGGGTCGATGTTCGCGGCCTGCGTCCGCGGCGACCCGGAGGACCTGCCCGACGGCGTCGCCGACTCGAAGCGGCTGTCGCCCGCGCGTCGTGACGCCCTCGACGCAGCGATTCGCGACGCCTGCGACGTAGGAGTCGCCGAGATTCCGGTCGCCCGCATCGACGGCGAGGAGGACATGAACACGCTGACCGTCCGCGCCCACGCGGCCGCCATCGACGCCGGCGCGAGAGACGGCGATTCGGGACTGTGCGACGCCGGCGACACGTCCGAATCGCGGTTTGCACGCCGGGTCGCCGACGCCTGTGAGCGGGCTGTCGACGTTACCGCCCGTCACCGCGCCGACGACGACGACCCGCTCGTCGCGGCGGGCTCTATCGTCGCGAAGGTGGCGCGCGACGACCACGTCGCCCAGTTGGCCGCGGAGTACGGCGAAGTCGGGAGCGGCTACCCGTCGGATGCGACGACTCGCGAGTTTCTCCGCGAGTACGTCACCGAACACGGCACGCTCCCGGCGTGTGCGCGAGCGTCGTGGAAGACGAGCGAAGATGTGCTTGCGGCGGCCGAACAGTCGGCGCTCGACCAGTTCTAG
- a CDS encoding tRNA pseudouridine(54/55) synthase Pus10, whose protein sequence is MTILDDAEQLAATGPVCDACLGRPFADRSFGLGNDERGRALRTTLALEADEPYESPDAAECWVCEGLCGRFEEYADRAVEALEGIDFFTYQVGTRVPPLVEENGELLREDAGLDPDAGELLKSEFNREVGKRVGQRTGKEVGFERPDVQLLIDLDTDDIEVTINSVAVYGRYRKVERDVPQTEWPCSNCGESGQLHGGRTCPECDGTGYRYRTSVEQEVAPPLVTALRGDDGVFHGAGREDVDALMLGDGRPFVLEVKHPHRRDVDLATIEDEINKSSDAVKVDDLRFATHEMTARVKEHDASKTYRAEVEFDAPVEADALADALDALEGATVEQRTPQRVDHRRADLVREREVYDIDGELVDDTHATIDVHGAGGLYIKELISSDEGRTEPSLAGLLDTAATVTALDVLSVEGEEEPFEHPDYFRDE, encoded by the coding sequence ATGACGATTCTCGACGACGCCGAACAGCTGGCGGCCACGGGCCCGGTGTGTGATGCCTGTCTCGGTCGCCCCTTCGCCGACCGGAGCTTCGGGCTCGGCAACGACGAGCGCGGGCGGGCGCTGCGAACGACGCTCGCGCTGGAGGCCGACGAACCGTACGAGTCGCCCGACGCCGCCGAGTGTTGGGTGTGTGAAGGCCTGTGTGGCCGGTTCGAGGAGTACGCCGACCGCGCCGTCGAGGCGCTGGAGGGAATCGACTTCTTCACGTATCAGGTGGGGACGCGGGTCCCGCCGCTGGTCGAAGAGAACGGCGAACTGCTGCGCGAGGACGCCGGGCTCGACCCCGACGCGGGCGAACTGCTGAAGTCGGAGTTCAATCGCGAGGTGGGGAAGCGCGTCGGCCAACGGACGGGCAAGGAGGTCGGCTTCGAGCGGCCGGACGTGCAGCTGCTCATCGACCTCGACACCGACGACATCGAGGTGACAATCAACTCCGTCGCCGTCTACGGGCGCTACCGCAAGGTCGAGCGCGACGTGCCACAGACGGAGTGGCCCTGCTCGAACTGCGGGGAGTCGGGCCAGCTCCACGGCGGGCGCACCTGCCCGGAGTGTGACGGCACCGGCTACCGGTATCGCACGAGCGTCGAACAGGAGGTCGCCCCGCCGCTCGTCACGGCGCTGCGCGGGGACGACGGCGTCTTCCACGGTGCCGGCCGCGAGGACGTGGACGCGCTGATGCTCGGTGACGGCCGCCCGTTCGTGTTGGAGGTGAAACACCCCCACCGTCGCGACGTGGACCTCGCGACCATCGAGGACGAAATCAACAAATCCAGCGACGCGGTGAAGGTGGACGACCTCCGGTTCGCGACCCACGAGATGACCGCCCGCGTGAAGGAGCATGACGCCTCGAAGACCTACCGTGCCGAGGTCGAGTTCGATGCGCCCGTCGAAGCGGACGCGCTGGCGGACGCCCTCGACGCGCTGGAGGGCGCGACCGTCGAGCAGCGAACGCCCCAGCGCGTCGACCACCGACGGGCCGACCTCGTGCGCGAGCGCGAGGTGTACGACATCGACGGCGAACTCGTGGACGACACCCACGCGACCATCGACGTACACGGCGCTGGCGGGCTCTACATCAAGGAGCTCATCTCCAGTGACGAGGGGCGGACGGAGCCGTCGCTCGCCGGCCTGCTCGATACGGCGGCGACCGTGACGGCGCTCGACGTACTCTCCGTGGAAGGCGAGGAGGAGCCGTTCGAACACCCCGACTACTTCCGCGACGAGTAG
- a CDS encoding undecaprenyl-diphosphate phosphatase, whose amino-acid sequence MSEFRIAVVVGILQGIFEWLPISSEGNIALYLTAVEGLTPAAATDFALFLHAGTAVSAAVYYRGELAALARRLPEWRATGDRELSFLALATVASGVVGLAAYATIEELFSALTGGAFIILVGLLLVATGLFQRVANARLGSRTEPTLIDGLLVGVLQGLAILPGVSRSGSTVSALLLRGYDPEASFRLSFLLSIPAALGAGVLTLTDGVPELSLVAGVVATAVAAVVGYLTIDALLRVVSRVAFWAVCLGLGGLAIVGGVVTVL is encoded by the coding sequence ATGTCGGAGTTTCGTATCGCCGTCGTCGTGGGTATCCTCCAAGGTATCTTCGAGTGGCTCCCCATCTCGTCTGAAGGAAACATCGCGCTGTATCTCACCGCCGTCGAGGGGCTCACGCCGGCGGCGGCGACGGACTTCGCCCTCTTTCTCCACGCCGGGACCGCGGTCTCGGCGGCCGTCTACTACCGGGGTGAACTCGCCGCGCTCGCCCGCCGGCTCCCCGAGTGGCGAGCCACCGGCGACCGCGAACTTTCCTTTCTCGCACTGGCGACCGTCGCCTCGGGCGTCGTCGGACTCGCCGCCTACGCGACCATCGAGGAGCTGTTTTCGGCGCTCACCGGCGGGGCGTTCATCATCCTCGTCGGTCTCCTGCTCGTCGCGACGGGGCTGTTCCAGCGGGTGGCGAACGCCCGGCTCGGCTCGCGCACGGAGCCGACACTCATCGACGGGCTGCTCGTCGGCGTCCTCCAGGGACTCGCCATCCTGCCGGGCGTCTCGCGGTCGGGGTCGACGGTGTCGGCGCTGCTGCTCCGCGGCTACGACCCGGAGGCGTCGTTCCGGCTCTCGTTTCTGCTTTCGATTCCGGCCGCGCTCGGTGCCGGCGTGCTCACGCTCACCGACGGCGTGCCGGAACTGTCGCTCGTGGCCGGCGTGGTCGCGACGGCCGTCGCGGCCGTCGTCGGCTATCTCACCATCGACGCGCTCCTGCGCGTGGTCTCGCGGGTCGCCTTCTGGGCGGTGTGTCTCGGCCTCGGCGGCCTGGCTATCGTCGGTGGAGTTGTGACGGTGCTGTAG
- a CDS encoding sugar phosphate nucleotidyltransferase, with translation MTVSTGVVLAAGEGTRLRPLTRTRPKPMLPVANRPILEYVLDALVDAGITDLVLVVGYKRDRVQNHVGSTYRDVPVTYVHQAKQLGSGHALLQAQDAVDGPFVTVNGDRVIDPQAVADVLESFDATPTMAVREHPNANEYPNGAVRLDGDRVVELAEQPDGPYRLINAGVYAFPAGWFDRLAETERRDGDLYLPDAIVELATERGVVGVRTEGLWVDITYPWDLLEATRRLLDAGLVEEQAHGAGVYVHETARVHEDATLQSPVVVGPDAEIAAGVVVGPDTALGRNVTVEANATIERSLVGADTRVGSGATLCDCVTGMAGAVGPGAVVPGGETDVRIGTDIHEGERLGAVVGDRATLGGGSTLDPGTLLGVGATVGVGAVARGHVAAGAEVVR, from the coding sequence ATGACAGTTTCGACGGGAGTCGTCCTGGCGGCCGGCGAGGGGACCCGGCTCCGCCCGCTCACCCGCACGCGCCCGAAGCCGATGTTGCCGGTCGCGAACCGCCCGATTCTCGAATACGTGCTCGACGCGCTCGTCGACGCCGGTATCACCGATCTCGTTCTCGTCGTCGGCTACAAGCGCGACCGCGTGCAGAACCACGTCGGCTCGACGTATCGCGACGTCCCCGTCACCTACGTCCACCAGGCAAAGCAACTGGGCAGCGGTCACGCCCTCCTGCAGGCACAGGATGCCGTCGACGGCCCGTTCGTCACAGTCAACGGCGACCGCGTCATCGACCCGCAGGCGGTCGCCGACGTGCTGGAGAGCTTCGACGCCACGCCGACGATGGCCGTCCGGGAACACCCGAACGCGAACGAGTATCCGAACGGCGCGGTCAGACTCGACGGCGACCGGGTCGTCGAACTCGCCGAACAGCCCGACGGACCGTATCGGCTCATCAACGCCGGCGTCTACGCCTTCCCGGCCGGCTGGTTCGACCGGCTCGCGGAGACGGAGCGGCGCGACGGCGACCTGTATCTCCCCGACGCCATCGTCGAACTCGCCACGGAACGGGGGGTCGTCGGCGTCCGCACCGAGGGACTGTGGGTCGACATCACCTACCCATGGGACCTGCTCGAAGCGACCCGCCGGCTGCTCGATGCGGGCCTCGTCGAGGAGCAGGCACACGGGGCCGGCGTCTACGTCCACGAGACGGCCCGCGTCCACGAGGACGCGACACTCCAAAGTCCGGTCGTCGTCGGCCCGGACGCCGAAATCGCGGCCGGGGTCGTCGTCGGTCCCGACACCGCACTCGGGCGCAACGTCACCGTCGAGGCGAACGCGACAATCGAACGCTCGCTCGTCGGCGCAGACACCCGTGTCGGCTCCGGCGCGACGCTGTGTGACTGTGTTACCGGGATGGCCGGCGCGGTTGGTCCCGGAGCGGTCGTCCCCGGCGGCGAGACGGACGTGCGGATCGGCACCGACATCCACGAGGGAGAACGGCTCGGCGCGGTCGTCGGTGACCGCGCGACGCTCGGCGGCGGGTCGACACTCGACCCCGGCACGCTCCTCGGCGTCGGCGCGACCGTCGGGGTCGGTGCCGTCGCCCGCGGGCACGTCGCCGCCGGCGCGGAGGTGGTCCGCTGA
- the glmS gene encoding glutamine--fructose-6-phosphate transaminase (isomerizing) encodes MCGIIGCVGRGDDTLDTLLDGLDTLEYRGYDSAGVALANGSVQTAKQAGELDALREHLGDQSLSGTVGIGHTRWSTHGPPTDANAHPHCDCTGDVAVVHNGIIENYQELRDELAADHEFLSDTDTEVIPHLIEDALADHEPEAAVRATLDRLEGSFAIAVVIAGTDAIFAARQDSPLVLGIDDDATYLASDVPAFRVHTDRVVYLDDGQFVRLDADGYTVTDFDGTPRSSSVETVDWDPEATGKAGYDHFMLKEIHEQPRALRQCLQGRVDELAGEVTLDIDPDIDRVQFVACGTSYHAALYGAALFRAAGVPAQAFLAHEYAIQTPPIEDDLVVAVSQSGETADTLAAIREADRRGADTLALTNVVGSTMARECTDALFIRSGPEIGVAASKTFSAQLTAVNLLALATVGAGDEDVRELIGALRDLPANIQTVLDESDAREVAREYVDSESFFFIGRRYHHPVALEGALKLKEISYTHAEGFAAGELKHGTLALVTPDTPVFAVVTGDDEAARKTIGNVKEVEARGAPVIAVTDGESDVERYADAVLEVPSTHARTAAVLANVQLQLVAYHVANELGRSIDKPRNLAKSVTVE; translated from the coding sequence ATGTGTGGGATTATCGGCTGCGTCGGCCGCGGCGACGACACGCTCGATACCCTGCTCGACGGACTCGACACGCTCGAATACCGCGGCTACGACTCGGCCGGCGTCGCCCTCGCCAACGGCTCCGTCCAGACGGCAAAGCAGGCCGGCGAACTCGACGCCCTGCGCGAGCACCTCGGGGACCAGTCGCTGTCGGGGACGGTCGGTATCGGCCACACCCGGTGGTCGACCCACGGGCCACCGACGGACGCCAACGCCCACCCGCACTGCGACTGCACCGGCGACGTGGCGGTCGTCCACAACGGCATCATCGAGAACTACCAGGAACTCCGCGACGAACTCGCCGCCGACCACGAGTTCCTGTCGGATACTGACACCGAGGTGATTCCCCACCTCATCGAGGATGCGCTCGCCGACCACGAGCCCGAGGCCGCGGTCCGGGCGACTCTCGACCGCCTCGAAGGTAGCTTCGCCATCGCCGTCGTCATCGCTGGCACGGACGCCATCTTCGCCGCCCGGCAGGATTCGCCCCTCGTGCTCGGTATCGACGACGACGCGACGTATCTCGCCAGCGACGTGCCCGCCTTCCGCGTTCACACCGACCGCGTCGTCTATCTCGACGACGGCCAGTTCGTCCGGCTCGACGCCGACGGCTACACCGTCACCGACTTCGACGGGACGCCGCGTTCCTCCTCGGTCGAGACCGTCGACTGGGACCCCGAGGCGACCGGCAAGGCCGGCTACGACCACTTCATGCTGAAGGAGATTCACGAACAGCCGCGTGCCCTCCGGCAGTGTCTACAGGGCCGCGTCGACGAACTCGCCGGCGAGGTGACGCTCGACATCGACCCCGATATCGACCGCGTCCAGTTCGTCGCCTGCGGGACCTCCTACCACGCCGCGCTCTACGGAGCCGCGCTGTTCCGGGCGGCTGGCGTTCCAGCACAGGCGTTTCTCGCCCACGAGTACGCAATCCAGACCCCGCCGATTGAGGATGACCTCGTGGTCGCCGTCTCACAGTCGGGCGAGACGGCCGATACCCTCGCAGCCATCCGCGAGGCCGACCGCCGCGGAGCCGACACCCTCGCGCTCACCAACGTCGTCGGCTCCACGATGGCCCGCGAGTGTACGGACGCGCTGTTCATCCGCTCGGGACCGGAGATCGGCGTCGCGGCCTCGAAGACCTTCTCGGCACAGCTGACGGCCGTGAATCTCCTCGCGCTCGCGACCGTCGGCGCTGGCGACGAGGACGTGCGGGAACTCATCGGCGCGCTCCGTGACCTCCCGGCGAACATCCAGACCGTCCTCGACGAGTCCGACGCCCGCGAGGTCGCCCGCGAGTACGTCGACAGCGAGAGCTTCTTCTTCATCGGCCGACGGTACCACCACCCCGTCGCCCTGGAGGGGGCGCTCAAGCTGAAAGAGATCTCCTACACCCACGCCGAGGGCTTTGCGGCCGGCGAACTCAAACACGGCACGCTCGCGCTCGTGACGCCCGACACGCCCGTGTTCGCGGTCGTTACCGGCGACGACGAGGCCGCCCGCAAAACCATCGGGAACGTGAAAGAGGTCGAAGCACGCGGTGCGCCCGTGATTGCTGTCACCGACGGCGAGAGCGACGTGGAGCGGTACGCCGACGCCGTCCTCGAGGTTCCGTCGACCCACGCCCGGACCGCGGCCGTGCTCGCGAACGTCCAGCTCCAACTCGTCGCCTACCACGTCGCGAACGAACTCGGCCGCTCCATCGACAAGCCGCGCAACCTCGCGAAATCCGTCACTGTCGAGTAG
- a CDS encoding UPF0058 family protein gives MRKQELLHVHALLAAVEQFWAETLDAEVDTESYETLQVQPNSIHASKEDHEDAVFALARGLDESVVEPSASESAESTTELTAD, from the coding sequence ATGCGCAAACAAGAGCTACTCCACGTCCACGCGCTGTTGGCCGCGGTCGAACAGTTCTGGGCGGAGACGCTCGACGCCGAAGTCGACACCGAGAGCTACGAGACGTTGCAGGTACAGCCGAACTCCATCCACGCGTCGAAGGAGGACCACGAGGACGCCGTGTTCGCGCTGGCGAGAGGGCTCGACGAGTCGGTCGTGGAGCCGTCGGCGAGCGAGAGCGCGGAATCGACGACCGAACTCACGGCCGACTGA